From Bacteroidales bacterium, one genomic window encodes:
- the alr gene encoding alanine racemase — translation MDKETFVQMEISYKAALHNYKYFRSKLKPSTKLLILIKANSYGHGAVDFAKLMTKAGADYFAVAHPVEGVELRKGGIKKPILVLTAGTDYYKEIIQNNLEPGIPNIESLKKFDSVVKAMKVKSYPVHIKLDTGMHRLGFMESELPELLKYLKAHKEIKVKSIYSHLAASDEPKWDKFTLGQIALYDKMAPQIDKAIGYKPIHHILNSAGIERFSKYQKDMVRLGIGIYGISAVNQKYVKPVASLKCKILQIKHLVPADGTVGYGRHGKIDKPTVTATLPVGYADGINRHFGRGNAKFMLKGKMVPTIGNICMDMCMIDITGVKNAKVGDVVTIFGEKPTAQDLAKILDTIPYEIFTSIAKRIKRVVVK, via the coding sequence ATGGATAAAGAGACTTTTGTTCAAATGGAGATTAGCTACAAGGCTGCTCTTCATAATTACAAGTATTTCAGAAGCAAACTGAAACCAAGCACTAAATTGCTTATTCTTATTAAAGCAAATTCTTACGGACACGGCGCTGTAGATTTTGCTAAACTTATGACCAAAGCGGGAGCTGATTATTTTGCTGTCGCTCATCCTGTTGAAGGCGTTGAACTTAGAAAAGGCGGTATTAAAAAACCTATTCTTGTTTTGACAGCAGGAACTGACTATTACAAAGAGATTATTCAGAACAATTTGGAACCCGGTATCCCAAATATTGAATCTTTGAAGAAATTTGACTCCGTTGTAAAAGCTATGAAAGTAAAGAGCTACCCTGTTCACATTAAACTAGATACAGGAATGCACAGACTTGGCTTTATGGAGAGCGAACTTCCTGAGCTTCTTAAATATTTAAAGGCTCACAAAGAGATAAAAGTTAAATCCATCTATTCACATCTTGCAGCATCTGATGAACCAAAGTGGGATAAATTTACTCTTGGACAGATTGCTCTTTATGACAAGATGGCTCCTCAAATTGACAAAGCAATTGGATATAAACCTATCCATCACATACTTAACTCCGCAGGAATTGAGAGATTCAGCAAGTACCAGAAAGACATGGTTCGCCTGGGCATTGGTATTTACGGCATCAGCGCTGTTAACCAAAAGTATGTAAAACCTGTCGCGAGCTTAAAGTGCAAGATTCTTCAGATTAAACACCTTGTACCTGCAGACGGTACGGTTGGATACGGCCGCCACGGCAAGATTGACAAGCCTACCGTAACAGCCACTCTTCCTGTTGGTTATGCAGACGGCATTAACCGCCACTTTGGACGCGGCAATGCCAAGTTCATGCTAAAAGGAAAGATGGTTCCTACAATTGGAAATATCTGCATGGATATGTGCATGATTGATATTACAGGCGTTAAAAATGCAAAAGTTGGAGACGTTGTAACAATCTTTGGAGAGAAACCAACAGCACAAGACCTTGCAAAAATCTTGGATACAATACCTTACGAGATTTTCACCTCTATAGCAAAACGTATTAAGAGAGTAGTTGTAAAGTAA
- a CDS encoding SDR family NAD(P)-dependent oxidoreductase — MKILVTGAAGFIGAQLIKTLIKRGHSVIGVDNLNSYYDVELKKGRLKDIRAEKKNAARFTFKKLDITDYASLERLFKQAHFQKVCNLAAQAGVRYSFENPAAYVQSNLLGFFNVMDLCAKYKVKHFIYASSSSIYGNNAKVPFSEEDRVDDPQSLYAATKKSDELMAYVYSHQMKLSCTGLRFFTVYGPWGRPDMAPFGFMKNILEHKPIRVFNNGKLSRDFSYIDDIVEGIVKVIEGPSNSPHPVYNIGNSHPVELMDFIGTIEKVAGAKAVKKFTGMQKGDVYTTYASTKLLEKDYGFRPNTPLLKGITEFYKWYVKFYKVK; from the coding sequence ATGAAAATTTTAGTTACAGGCGCCGCCGGATTTATTGGAGCACAGCTAATTAAGACGCTTATAAAAAGAGGGCACTCCGTTATCGGAGTGGATAATCTTAACTCTTATTATGATGTTGAGCTTAAGAAAGGGAGATTAAAAGACATAAGGGCGGAGAAGAAAAATGCTGCGCGCTTCACATTCAAAAAGCTGGACATTACAGATTATGCATCTTTGGAGAGATTGTTCAAACAAGCTCATTTCCAGAAAGTTTGCAATCTTGCAGCACAAGCCGGAGTGAGATACTCTTTTGAAAATCCTGCTGCTTATGTGCAAAGCAATCTGCTGGGATTTTTTAATGTGATGGACCTTTGCGCAAAATATAAAGTAAAACATTTTATCTACGCAAGCTCCAGCAGCATTTACGGCAACAATGCCAAAGTCCCTTTCTCTGAAGAGGATAGAGTTGATGACCCGCAGAGTCTTTATGCCGCAACAAAAAAGTCTGATGAACTTATGGCTTATGTCTATTCTCACCAGATGAAGCTGTCTTGCACGGGACTAAGATTTTTTACTGTTTACGGACCTTGGGGAAGGCCTGACATGGCTCCGTTTGGCTTCATGAAAAACATATTGGAACACAAGCCGATACGTGTATTCAACAACGGAAAATTAAGCAGAGATTTTAGCTACATAGATGACATTGTGGAAGGCATTGTTAAAGTGATAGAAGGACCATCTAATTCTCCGCACCCTGTTTACAACATTGGAAATAGTCATCCGGTAGAACTTATGGATTTTATAGGAACCATAGAAAAGGTTGCCGGTGCAAAAGCCGTTAAGAAATTTACGGGGATGCAAAAGGGTGATGTCTACACCACTTACGCAAGCACAAAATTGCTGGAAAAAGATTATGGCTTTAGGCCCAACACTCCTCTGCTAAAGGGGATTACAGAGTTTTACAAATGGTATGTAAAATTCTATAAAGTAAAATAA